GGCCGGCTCGCGATCGCCCGCAGCGCGTCCACGTCCAGGTCGTACCCAACGCCCACGGTGAACACCGTCACGCCCGCCGCCTTGGCGCGCGCGGCTTCGGCGACGGCGACGTCCGCCGGGACGGGGTTCGCGCGGCCGTCCGTGAGGACGATCATCGCCGCGGCGTTCTCGGCCCTGCGCCGCGCCGGGTCGGCGAGCGCTTCGGCGGCGACGGCGACGGCGCGGTCGAGGCGGGTGAGGGATGCCGTGGTGATGGAGGCGAGCGCGGCGTCGAGGGCGGCGCGGTCGTCGGTCAGCGGCTGGAGGAGCCAGGCGTCGCTGTTGAACGTGACGATCGCGGCCTGATCGCCCTGGGCCAGCCGGAGCGTGCCGAGGAACGTGCGGGCGGCGTCGATGGCGGCGGCGAGCTTGGTGCGGCCGGCGGCGGTGGGCTCGGTCATGGACGACGAGGCGTCGATCGCGAGGGCGATGTCGACGTGGCGTTGGGAGGGGGTGCAGGATTCGGTGAGAGCGAGGGGGAGGTAGATGGGGGCGGGGAGGGGCGTCGGGGTGGCGGTGGAGGAGGGCGTGGCAGTCGGGAAGGGCGATGGGGTGGCGGTGGCGAGGGGAGACGGCGTGGGTGTGGCGGTGAGCGTGGGGGTGGGAGAGGCAGTGGCGGTGGGCGTCGGGGAGGGCGGGGGGGTGAGGAGGCCGTTGGCGGTCCAGATGTCGCCGGGGAGGTTTTCGCGGACAGTTGAGGCGACTAGCATGCGGCGGAGTTCAAGGTGCCGCCCGTCATCTAGAACCTCGATGACGGCGAAGTCGCCATCGCCGTTCTCTTCCGAGGCGGCGGCGATCAAGTACTGGCCACTTGCACTCCAGGCAATTGAAAGGGAAGGACCACTGGGGGCATTCGTGAAAGCACGATTGCCGGGATAATCAGAATTGTAGGGTGCTCGAATCGGCAGTCTTGCGATCTCGCGCGCCACGTAAGGGCGCGAAGCATCGTATGCCGCGTCCAAGTTGGACATCGCTACAAGTTCGTACACGGCCACCAGCGTGTTGGCGTGTACAGCTAGAAGGTTGCGGTTTAGCCACGCGTTGTTGAACGAAACGCCGCCCACATACTTGAGGTCCGGCGCCAGTGCAACGGACTGTGAAGTGCGGCTGACGACATCGATCGCTGCGATGTTGCCAGCGAATTGACGGTTCGTTACAACAAGGCCTCTGTGCGTATTCATCGTGGCATGAAGCGCAGGCAGAGATCGTCCTTGGCCAAAGTAATAGTGCGGCGGTGAGACTGCTGTCGGGAACGGGATTGGTTCGGCAAGCACCGACCAGGTTGAGACGTCCATCGCCTCGATCGTCCCACCGTCCGTCATGATGATGACCTCATCACCACGACCAGTTGGCAGAATCTCGACTGCGAGGTGGTCGGTTCGCGGGCTGGCGCTGACCGTGTCGATCCCGGCACGCGTCCCAACGTTGCGCCGGAAATGAACACGATCGATGCCAAAGGGCGGTTGCGGCAACATGACCAGGCCAATGTCATGAAGGGCGTATCCCGCCCTGGCGAAGAGGAACGAGCCATCCCGCATGGCAGCGACTGCACCATAGGTTGCAAAGTCGCGGCCGCGAACGCGCCCTTCCTGGAACAGTTCCGGCCCGGTACTATTCAACTCTGCGACAATGGCGAACGGGGAACATGAATTGAAGCCGTTGATCTGCTCTTCGCCAAAATGAAACCCACAATTGTAGCCGGTGCCGGCAGTGACAAATGACATGTCTGGCGATGCGGACATCCGCCCCAAAGCGCTGTATGTTTTGCCTCGAAAAATACGCGCGCCGCTTTCAATATTGTGTATGGTAAGGGCCGACATGCCATCATTGGGCCGCACGTTGGGTGAGATATGGTCGTCGATGAGAATTACCGAATGGAGCACGTCGATCGAGGTCTGTGCGCGCGCGGCATTGTGTGTCGTGAAAGCTACAGCGGTTACGCAAGTTCCTCCCAATGCGATGGCCAGGACTGTGGGAACTCGACTGCGCAAGCCACTCATCACATACTCCGGCGTTCATGGAGGGCGGCGGCGTTAGGCCGACAACTCGGCCACACGCCGTCGCCCCGATCAGTGACGTTCTCTCCAAGGCTCGCTGGAACTGACCGGTGGCCCGCTCAGTTGTAGATGATGTCTACCTGCGGTCCGCTGGCGCCCGCGCACGAGTAGGTGCACTCGAATGCACCATTGTCTGTCACGCCAAACGACTGGCTGATCGGACTTACAGCCGTGCTCTCAGAACACAGGAGTCCGTTAATCTGGTTGCCATCATCGACGCTCGTAGTCACGTACTCTACGCGCGTCAGATATCCGTTCACGCCCGGATTGCAGGAGATGCTGCTGAACATTCCATTGATCTTCAGCACGTCAACAACCAGTTCGTACCCCCAACTGTTGTCAACGCTCATCCCGCTGCCGCAGCCGTACGTGGCACAGACGGTAACGCCATAGATCGGCCCATTCGTCGGGTTGCAGCCCGTGCAGGATGCCGACCAGCTATCGGTGGAGTCGGACCAGTCAACATCGACGGACACAGATGCCGAGTTCGTCTGTTGGCACTGGCAGGCGAGTGGATTCGCCAGCAGCGAGTCCCAGTAAGCCGTGATCGACCACGTCTCTCCGGTGTCCGGCTCCACCGCTACGACGTCATCGTCGTCGATCTGGTCGTAGTGGATGACATCGATCGCGGACACTTGGCGGTTGAAGTTGACGCAGTCATTGCGTCCACAGGTCTGCGCATACGCCGCCTGCGGTGCCAGCGCCGCCATCACGGCCGCGGCCACCGCCGCAAGGCCAACACGAACGCGGATGGGAATCAGCCGACGCGACGTGCGTCCGATCGGGTTGGGGGATACAAAGGTAATCGACATAATCCAGTACCTCCTGATAGGACAGCCTGATTGGGGGCAGGCCGCCCGGCGGGTTGCCGGAGGCGTGTACTTTGCCGTCACGGCGGTGGGGGATCCCGCGGGGATGGATGGACGGAGGGAAGCCTACAGGCACTCGGCGCGGGTGTCAATAGGTGCATGCGTTGTTGAACTGTGGAATCCAATGAATAATTTACAATTCCTTCTCGACATCCGCACAGTTGACGACGCTTTGAACTGCACAGAGTGCACGACACTCAGGCGCGAAAGGACATCTGACTGACTAGGTTCTCTTCAACTCTATCGAAGTTACAGTTCGCATGCCTGTAACACTCGCGTGCAATCTGTCGCACATTGATCGCGCCGCAGTTCCACCGCGTGTCTCTTACCGCCGCCCCCAAAACGCCCCCGCCGGACAAGGCAACCGCACCGCGATCGAGCTGTAAATCCCCGCCAACGCCTCCGCATCCGGCGCCACGAACGCATCCGCCGGCCGGCTAGCGATCGCCCGCAGCGCGTCCACGTCCAGGTCGTACCCGACGCCCACGGTGAACACCGTCACGCCCGCCGCCTTGGCGCGCGCCGCCTCCGCCACCGCCACGTCCGCCGGCACCGGGTTCGCGCGGCCGTCCGTGAGGACGATCATCGCCGCGGCGTTCTCGGCCCTGCGCCGCGCCGGGTCGGCGAGCGCTTCGGCGGCGACGGCGACGGCGCGGTCGAGGCGGGTGAGGGATGCCGTGGTGATGGAGGCGAGCGCGGCGTCGAGGGCGGCGCGGTCATCGGTCAGCGGCTGGAGGAGCCAGGCGTCGCTGTTGAACGTGACGATCGCGGCCTGATCGCCCTCGGCCAGCCGGAGCGTGCCGAGGAACGTGCGGGCGGCGTCGACGGCGGCGGCGAGCTTCGTGCGGCCGGCGGCGGTGGGCTCGGTCATGGACGACGAGGCGTCGATGGCGAGGGCGATGTCGACGTGGCGTTGGGAGGGGGTGCAGGATTCGGAGAGGGCGAGGGGGAGGTAGATGGGGGCGGGGAGGGGCGTGGGGGTGGCGGTGGGGGAAGGAGTGGCGGTCGGGAAGGGCGTTGGGGTGGCGGTGGCGAGGGGGGACGGCGTGGGCGGGGCGGTGAGCGTGGGGGTGGGGGACGCGGTGGGGGTGGGCGTTGGGGAGGGCGGGGGGGTGAGGAGGCCGTTGGCGGTCCAGATGTCGTTGGGGAGGTTTCCGTTCTCGGTACATGCAGTCAGATAGCGTTCAATCTCAAGGTCCCGCCCGTCGTCTCGCACGTCGATGACGACAAACTCGGCGTCATCATGATCGGTAGCGGCGATGATGTGTGTTCCTCGTGAGGACCATGCGACCGAGAAAAGGGGTCCGGCGGCCGCGGATTCGACCACGCTCAATCCTTGCTTTGCAGCGTTGCTCGGCGGATCAATCGCGATCCGTCCAACTTCGCTAGCCGTCGAGTCGGCCATTAGACGATAGACGACCACTAGATCCATAGCATGTACGGCTAGTAGTCCGGAATTGATCGGGCCGGCATTGATAGATACGCCATCCACAAAACGTAGATCAGATGACAGCGGGACAACTACTGATTTGCGCGTTGCCACGTCAATCATGGCGATGCTCGGGGATAGCATCCGATTGACGATGATACGTCGCCCGTCGGCCATGATCGTCGCATGCATTGCTCCGATTGCCGCCTTCCCTCCATACGGACGACTATATCCTGACACCGCAGTCGGATACGGGATGGGAGGCTCCGCCCACTTCATCGTACTCGTGTCAATGACTCCAACACTGCCATTGGATTGAACAATTGCCGTAAATCGTGAATCCGCAGTTCGAAGGAACTCAATCGGCAAAGATGCGATGGCCATGCGCCCGAGTTGTAGTGCAAGAGCATCTCGATTCGCGATAGCCGCGGGTAACGTGATGCGAGCAACAAAGTAGGGCGACCTTGGGACAAGAATGCTTGCACCATCGTTGAGATCATAGCCAGCCTCGGCGACCAAGAGCGTTGAATCGCGCAGGAATGCAATGCCTCCCATCGTGCCAAACTTGTTGCCGCGAATCCGCCCCGTTGAGAAGCCTCCTCGACTGCCATCAACGGCCGTGAGGGCGATGAGTGCTGGCGTGCAATCCGGTGGATTGGGTTCGCGAAAGCTCACTGCGCAGCTATTGCTCAACGTGCTAATCATCACCGACGCATCATCTCGAACTGCCAGTCTACCCGGAGACACGAGGGTGTCGCTACTCTGAATTCGTGAACCGTCCACTATGTTGAATACCGAGATTGCATCACATCCGGCTGAGTCCATTGCCAGATCTTCCGTGACGACTACCAGGTCCTCAAGTTGGACTTCGGTCTGAGCCCCCACCCGTTCAGGTCATAGAAGCCGGAGCGCCATGGTGGCAATCAAGGTGACGGAGAGCCACTCGGCCCCGCGAGCGGGTCGGGCGCAGAAGTGACGATGGCCAGTGGGCGACCATCGCGCGAGAGACGAGCGCCCGGAGGCTTCAGCCTCCGGGCGGTCGTCGGTTGCGCGGGGACCTGCCCGTTTACCCCGCTTCCCACGCCGTCGCACGCCCCGCCACACACCGTGTACTTCGTGTCACACGCCAGTGCACACCGCGTCACACGCCAGTAGACTTCGCGTCACACGCCAGTGCATCTGCCGCCGCACGCCCGCGCGCTTCGAGACACACGCCACCCGGCCCTTCGTTCCACGCTGTGCGGGTTGGAGGACAAACACGGTCTGCGTCGGCGCACCGCACCTACCGGCAGACCAGCCCCTCCGACAAGCTCTCGTACAGCGCGATGAGCTCCGCCGCCCCCGCCGCCGCGTGGTACGCTTCCGCCGCCGCCACCAGCGTCCGCAGGAACGGCGCGTCCACGTCCGCGCCGAGGCCGACGACGTGGAGCTGTGCGCCGGAAGCGCGGACGCGTTCTGCGGCAGCGACGACCGGGGCCAGCTCGCCGTTCTGGCGGCCGTCCGTCAGGAGCACGACCGCCGTGCGGGCGTCCGGACGGGCGGCGCCCAGCGCGACGAGCGCGGCGTCGAGGCCGCGGTCCAGGCGCGTGCCGGGGTCGGTTTCGGCGCCGGCGAGGGCCACGCGCAGCGCGTTCGCGTCGTCCGTGAGCGGGACGATCACGCGGGCGGCATCGTCGAACGCCACAATCGCGGCGCGGTCCGTCGTCGCGGCGTCGCCGGTCAGCCAGAGCTGGTCCACGAACGCGCGCGCGGCGGCGACGGCGGCGGCCAGCTTGGTGACGGACGCGCCGGCGCCGGCCGGCTCCGTCATGCTTTGAGACGTGTCGATCGCCAGCACGACGTCCAGCGGTCGGGCGCGGCGCGTGCAGGCCTCGCGGACGGCGAATGGCAGGTAGATCGCCCGCGGCGCGAAGACCGTGACCTCGGGAACGGGGAAGACGATCCGGCCGGCGGCGCCGACGCCGTCCACCACATCGGCGACGGCATCGACGTTCGTCGGACGCACGCCCACCTGTTGCGGCACGACGCGGAACGTGAGGACGGGCCGGCCGCCGGCGATGACGTCGGCGATCCGCCACGTCAACGTCCGCGCCGCGCCGTCGTACGTGGCCGGCGGCACCGCGGACCCCGCCACGTAGCGCATGTCGTCCGGCAGCCGGTCGACGATCGTCGCCTGGCTGAGCAGGAGCGGCGGCACGATCGGCGGGCTCGCGCCCTCGGCGACGGCGCCGATGAGCGCCGCCGCCTCGTCCGGCGACGGCTCGAACGCGAACTGCGTGCTGCGGCTGCGGAGCTCGTCGACGAACGTCCCGTCCGGCGCGTCCTCGCCGTTGTCGAAGATGAACGCCGTCAGCGTCACGCCCTCCGCGGCCATCCGTGCCAGCGCCGCGGACGACTGATCGTACGGCACGCCGTCCGTGACGAGGAGAATCGCCTGCGGGACGCCGGGCCGGCGGGCAGCCGCCAGCACGTCGAGCGTGGCGGCGAGCGCATCGCCCGGGCGGGTGTCGCCCGCTGCCTGCAGCGTCCCGACGGCGCGCGCCACGCTCGGCAGGTCGCGCGTGAGCGGCGACAGGACGGCCGGCACTTCGCTGAACGCCACGAGGCTCACCTCGGTCGTGGCAGGGTCGAGCGCGCCGAGCGTTGCCCAGACGGCCTCTTGGGCGCGGGCGATCGTGTAGCCCCAGCCCATCGAGCGCGAGCGGTCGAATACGATGGCCAGCTGGAGCGGGCCGCGCGCGGCCGGGCAGTTGCCGGCCATCGTCAGCGTGATGGTAACCTCGCCGCCAAGGGGCACGCGGGCCGGCTGGGCGGTCTTGTCGCGCGAGAGCGCGCACGCCGTGTTCGGTCGCACCACGGGTGGCACGTCGGCGTCGGGCGCGTACACCCAGATGCCGCCGCCCTGGTGCGTGTCGCCCCGCCCGTTGGGGGCCAGCCGCTGCCACGTGACGTGCACGCGGCCGCCATCGTCCACCGCCAAGTCGGTCGGCACGGCGCCCTCGCCGGGCAGGGACCACGTGTCCGATACGGTGCCGTCCGCTGAGAAGCGCGTGACCCAGCCACCGTGGCCGAGGACGTAGACCGAGCCGTCCGGCCCGAGCGCGAGCGCATCGGGCGTGTCGTAGGACTTGAACCGGCCGAGCAACGCGCCGGCCACCGTCCGCCGCTCGACGAGCCGCGCGCCGCGCAGCGCCAGCGCGACGACGCCGCCCCGCACGTCGATGTCGACCGCGCTCGCGACGGCGCCGGCGGCCGCCGGGTCCGCCGTCGGATCCGCGGTCGATGCGCCGCCGAGCTGCCAGTGCGCCACGTGCGCGCCGGCCGGGTCGACGACGACGACGCCCGCCGCGGCCGCATCGAGCGCCGCGACATGGTTCGCGTCCGCCCCGACGGCCAGGAGCGACGTCCCGACGGACGCACCCCACAGGCCGCGCGGGCAGTAGCGCCAGCCCGGGAAGGCGTCGTTCGGACGCTGGACGATGCATACGTCGTCGACGAGATAGACGGGCGGACCGGCGGCCGGCGGCGCAGCGTCCCGCCCGAGCGCGACGTCGCGCGCCCAGTCCGCCTGCCGCCCGCCGGCGCAGTGGCCCAGCTGGTCCGTCAGCGCGCCGGCGGCCGTCCAGCGCTGGATGGACTGGATCGGCCGCGCGCCCGCCGGCGGCACGGCCATCGACGGGACGTCCGTGAAGCCTTCCGTGCGGTCCGCGAGCGGGGCGAACAGATCCTGCAGGACGGCGACGTCCGTGCCGGCCGCCACGCGCCGCGGCGCGATCGGGCCGGCGAGGGCCGGCTCGTCGAGCGCGCCGGCGAGGCGCCACGGGGCCTCGGGCCGCTGGCGCAGCGTGTCGATCCAAAGGACGCCCTGCCACGTGCAGTGGTCCAGCGCGGCGGCGACGGCGTCCGGGCCGAGCACCGCCACGTGCGGCTCGCCCGTCCAGCCGGGTCCGACGACGCGCGTCAGCGGCGTGTCCTCGCCCTCGATGTGCACCCGCCCGTAGCCCGTGATGACGGCCAGCCCTTCGCCCGCCCCGACGTCGATGCCGCCGTCGAACGGGATGACCCGTTGCCGGCTCAGATCGGGTGCGAAGACGATGACGCCGCTGACGGGCTCGGTCGGCGCCTGGGCAACCCCGTCGGGTGCGTCGTCAGGCGCTGTGTCGACGGCTGTGCCCAGCGTTGTGTCGGGCGCTGCGTCGACAACGTTCGATGGCCGTCCCTCGCCGAACACGCCGCTCGGACCGGGCGGCAGCGGCCGGCCGCCGCCGCCGCCGCCGCCGCTGCGGGGCGGCGGCGGGATCGTGTGGAGCACGTGGACGGTCCCGTCCGGCGCGATGTCGACGCGCTGCGGCAGGACCATCATCGGATCGCGCAGGCTGCTGACGTAGCCGCCGTCCGGCGTGTAGATGTCGACCGCCGGCTCCAGCTCGTTCAGCCGATAGGCCTCGGTCGGGCGCGTCAGGAACAGCCGGCCGTCGGGGTGGGCCGCAATGTCGCGGTAGCGCTCGTCGAGCGACATCTGGGCGCGGACCGCGCCGTCCACCGCCAGGCGGTCGATGCGCGCCAGCGGGCGGCAGTTGGGGCACGAAGACAGGACGACGAGCGTGCCGTCCGGGGCAAAGTCGATCGCCAGCAGGCTGCGATCGGCCGCGTCCGGCACGCGCCACACGGTCCGCGGCGTGCCGCCGGCAACGACGTGGACGGCGGCGTTCACCGCGTCCAGCACGTAGAGGGTGCTGTCCGGCGCGGCGGCGATGTCCGTGGCGTTGCCGTAGCGTCCCGCCGTGAGGTGCCACGGCTCAGCCGTGCGGGTGGCGATCAGCCGGTGGTGACCGCTCGGGACGACGGTCTGGCCGCTGGCCGGCTCGTTGGGCGCGAGGAGCGCGGCGAAGAGCGTCGCGACGCACAGCCTCGTCACGAACCGCGGCTTCGCGCTCCTCGCGCCGGCGCTCACTCCGAGGCGTCCCGCGGCTCGCTCGGCGCGACGCCGCCGCGGCCGCCGAACGTGGCCAGCCAACCCTCCATCGTCAGGCGGGCCTGGCGGCGGGGGAACTCGATCTGATCGGCCGAGATCTCGAGCAGCTCGAGGTCGCTCTGCGGGATCTCGTCGAGCATGGACAGCCACGTCGCGACGTCGTCGACCTCGTCGAGCGTGTGCTGGCGCCAGATCGCCCAGCGCTCATCGGCCACCTCGTCGGGCGAGGCGACGCGGTCGACGAAGATGTGCGTTCGGCGGGCACCGTTCGGGCGGATGCCGTCCGCTCGCAAGCTGTCCGGTCGCAGGCTGTCCGGTCGCAGGCTGTCCGGTCGCAAGTTCTCGGGGCGACTGCCGTCGGGGCGATTGCCGTCCTTGCGCACGCCGTTCGCGCGACCGCTGCGCTTGCTGGGCACGACGGTGATGATCCGGTCGCAGTGGTTGCAGTAGCCGCAGTCGACGGCCTCGTCGACGTCCTCGAGGGCGGGGTGGCGCGTCGCGACGGGTGCGGCGCACCAGCCGCAGTGGACGACCGTCACGTGGCAGCAGCCGCAGCTGGCCACGCCCGTCAGGAGAACCTCGAGGTCGGCGCAGCGGTCGTAATCGGATGGTCCGGCAACGAGCCGGCCGCCGGGCTCGAGCGTGACATAGATATAGCCTTCGCCAGGCGTGTTCGAGACGGCAGGCACACCGTCCTCGGCGCCGGTCGCGTCGGCATCCACGTCGTCCGCCTCGTCCACATAGCACGTGGCGCAGCGCCCGAGCCGAAGGCCGTGGCCCCGGCACTCGACGTCCGCCAGGTCGTCCGCCGTCCACTCGACGTTGATCACGCGGCCGCACCGGACGCAGCGAACACCGGCCTGGTGCCGACCGGAGAGCGTCTCGTGGTAGACGATCTCGCCGCCGCGCAGCCGTTTGGCGGCGCTCACCACGCGACGTTCCCGGCGGGCGCGGGCGCGTGCCGGGCCAAGTGCCGCACCCGCGCCGCGATGCCCATCAAGCCCATCGCCTTGCCCATCGACAGCTCGCGCCCGAAGATCTCGTAGACGATGTCGTCGGAAAGCGCTGTCGCTTCCTCGATCGGGCGGCCGTTCAGCGCGTCGCCGAGCAGGACGGCCAATGCGCGGGCGGAGACGCCTTGCGGGTTCTCGACGGCGAAGTGGTAGTCCAACGTCCCGTCCGGCCGCGGCGCGGCCCAGACGTACGCATCGGAC
Above is a window of Candidatus Avedoeria danica DNA encoding:
- a CDS encoding VWA domain-containing protein, which gives rise to MVESAAAGPLFSVAWSSRGTHIIAATDHDDAEFVVIDVRDDGRDLEIERYLTACTENGNLPNDIWTANGLLTPPPSPTPTPTASPTPTLTAPPTPSPLATATPTPFPTATPSPTATPTPLPAPIYLPLALSESCTPSQRHVDIALAIDASSSMTEPTAAGRTKLAAAVDAARTFLGTLRLAEGDQAAIVTFNSDAWLLQPLTDDRAALDAALASITTASLTRLDRAVAVAAEALADPARRRAENAAAMIVLTDGRANPVPADVAVAEAARAKAAGVTVFTVGVGYDLDVDALRAIASRPADAFVAPDAEALAGIYSSIAVRLPCPAGAFWGRR
- a CDS encoding VWA domain-containing protein, with amino-acid sequence MTRLCVATLFAALLAPNEPASGQTVVPSGHHRLIATRTAEPWHLTAGRYGNATDIAAAPDSTLYVLDAVNAAVHVVAGGTPRTVWRVPDAADRSLLAIDFAPDGTLVVLSSCPNCRPLARIDRLAVDGAVRAQMSLDERYRDIAAHPDGRLFLTRPTEAYRLNELEPAVDIYTPDGGYVSSLRDPMMVLPQRVDIAPDGTVHVLHTIPPPPRSGGGGGGGRPLPPGPSGVFGEGRPSNVVDAAPDTTLGTAVDTAPDDAPDGVAQAPTEPVSGVIVFAPDLSRQRVIPFDGGIDVGAGEGLAVITGYGRVHIEGEDTPLTRVVGPGWTGEPHVAVLGPDAVAAALDHCTWQGVLWIDTLRQRPEAPWRLAGALDEPALAGPIAPRRVAAGTDVAVLQDLFAPLADRTEGFTDVPSMAVPPAGARPIQSIQRWTAAGALTDQLGHCAGGRQADWARDVALGRDAAPPAAGPPVYLVDDVCIVQRPNDAFPGWRYCPRGLWGASVGTSLLAVGADANHVAALDAAAAGVVVVDPAGAHVAHWQLGGASTADPTADPAAAGAVASAVDIDVRGGVVALALRGARLVERRTVAGALLGRFKSYDTPDALALGPDGSVYVLGHGGWVTRFSADGTVSDTWSLPGEGAVPTDLAVDDGGRVHVTWQRLAPNGRGDTHQGGGIWVYAPDADVPPVVRPNTACALSRDKTAQPARVPLGGEVTITLTMAGNCPAARGPLQLAIVFDRSRSMGWGYTIARAQEAVWATLGALDPATTEVSLVAFSEVPAVLSPLTRDLPSVARAVGTLQAAGDTRPGDALAATLDVLAAARRPGVPQAILLVTDGVPYDQSSAALARMAAEGVTLTAFIFDNGEDAPDGTFVDELRSRSTQFAFEPSPDEAAALIGAVAEGASPPIVPPLLLSQATIVDRLPDDMRYVAGSAVPPATYDGAARTLTWRIADVIAGGRPVLTFRVVPQQVGVRPTNVDAVADVVDGVGAAGRIVFPVPEVTVFAPRAIYLPFAVREACTRRARPLDVVLAIDTSQSMTEPAGAGASVTKLAAAVAAARAFVDQLWLTGDAATTDRAAIVAFDDAARVIVPLTDDANALRVALAGAETDPGTRLDRGLDAALVALGAARPDARTAVVLLTDGRQNGELAPVVAAAERVRASGAQLHVVGLGADVDAPFLRTLVAAAEAYHAAAGAAELIALYESLSEGLVCR
- a CDS encoding VWA domain-containing protein translates to MSGLRSRVPTVLAIALGGTCVTAVAFTTHNAARAQTSIDVLHSVILIDDHISPNVRPNDGMSALTIHNIESGARIFRGKTYSALGRMSASPDMSFVTAGTGYNCGFHFGEEQINGFNSCSPFAIVAELNSTGPELFQEGRVRGRDFATYGAVAAMRDGSFLFARAGYALHDIGLVMLPQPPFGIDRVHFRRNVGTRAGIDTVSASPRTDHLAVEILPTGRGDEVIIMTDGGTIEAMDVSTWSVLAEPIPFPTAVSPPHYYFGQGRSLPALHATMNTHRGLVVTNRQFAGNIAAIDVVSRTSQSVALAPDLKYVGGVSFNNAWLNRNLLAVHANTLVAVYELVAMSNLDAAYDASRPYVAREIARLPIRAPYNSDYPGNRAFTNAPSGPSLSIAWSASGQYLIAAASEENGDGDFAVIEVLDDGRHLELRRMLVASTVRENLPGDIWTANGLLTPPPSPTPTATASPTPTLTATPTPSPLATATPSPFPTATPSSTATPTPLPAPIYLPLALTESCTPSQRHVDIALAIDASSSMTEPTAAGRTKLAAAIDAARTFLGTLRLAQGDQAAIVTFNSDAWLLQPLTDDRAALDAALASITTASLTRLDRAVAVAAEALADPARRRAENAAAMIVLTDGRANPVPADVAVAEAARAKAAGVTVFTVGVGYDLDVDALRAIASRPADAFVAPDAEALAGIYSSIAVRLPCPAGAFWGRR
- a CDS encoding SufE family protein, producing MSEIAPRGDAHADKLGGTVPPRLAEAIDALDMSEDRSARVQMLIDIARRFRDVPPSVATRPFDRANRVKDCESDAYVWAAPRPDGTLDYHFAVENPQGVSARALAVLLGDALNGRPIEEATALSDDIVYEIFGRELSMGKAMGLMGIAARVRHLARHAPAPAGNVAW